CACAAGGTCCTCAGGCATTCAGAACCCCTGCTCCCCCCAGCTCTCAGCTCCATGATTCCTGGGGCCAGACCCTCCTATTCACAGTCTGCAGTGAAACTCTAGCTCACTTATCCATGCTCCAAGCCTCAGGACAGAGGAAGGGCAGAGGAAACTACCTCCAAGCTAACATGCCCTCTTTAACTTACACATCACTGGCCATAACTTAGTCCTGTGGCCAATCCTTGGCCCCAGTGAGGCTTGAAAAGTACTCTTTATTCAGGCAGCCATGTACTAAGCAAACTCTTGGCCCTTCCGCAGGTAAAAACATTAGAGGAGGATGAACATCCTCTACCAGTGCCTCCCTGCTAGAATTTGGACATGAAATAGAGAATAAGACAGTAAAAGTGTCAGTGCCCTCCAGCCAAAAACCACACAGGAACCACCTCTAGTTAAACAAAGTTGGGTTTATCACCTGCAGAGATCTCACTAAGAGACGGTTAGGAGTGACAGGTTTGTGTTAGGTGATTTGGGGGAAGATTCAAGGAAGTGGGGAATCTAGATTGAGTGCTCCCAGGAAGTGGGAGCAATTCTATGATTTCACATTTTAatagtcatccctcggtatctaTGGGGAATTGGTTCCAGCACCCCCTCATGtgccaaaatccaaggatgctcaagtcccttgtataagATGGCATAATATCTGCGTATAACCTGCACACATCCTCTCCTATACTTTGTCATCTCTAGGTGACTTATAATActgaatacaatgtaaatgccatgtaaatagttacaaatacaatgtaaatactatgtaagtaGTAGCTGGTATGCAGCAAATTTagatttgctttttggaatttcctggaatttcttttttcccctaatattttGATCCTAGGTTGGTTTAATCCGAATATGTGGAACCCACAGATAACGGAGTCTCCTCTGGGGGGAGAAATGAAACATGGCTGAAGCTGTAACTGGCAAAAAAGCAGCCACTACTCATTTTAGCTGAGAGGGACCTGTTTAGAATTTATGGTTTGCATAGTAACCTTGTTTTTGTCTGCACTTACACAAGATTATAGACTCTGTCTTACTTCCTCACAGTCACAGATTGGCCTTGTCTGGCATGGGTGTTCTGAGGTTATGTTCAATGTGAGAGCACTATGGTCTAGATGTGAGGGCCAGCCCAGCTCTTAAAAACACCAaggccggacttccctggtggagcagcggttaagaatccgcctgccaatgcaggggacacaggttcgatccctgatctgggaagatcccacatgccgcagagcaactaagcccatgcgccacaactactgagcccgtgcgcctagagcccacatgctctgcaacaagagaagccactgcaatgagaagcccgcacaccgaaacgacgacccaacacagccaaaagtaaaaacaaacaaatacatttactaaaaaaaaaaagtcagtaagtTCCAATGAATCCaagagtcacacacacacaaaaaagaagtgACCCAAAtattgattgtggtggtgatttaacaggtgtgtacatgtcaaaacttatcaaagtgTACACTTTGCAGTTTATTGGCTGTCTACTGTACATGCAGTTTATGGTAACTCAATTACACCTCAGAAAAGccgttaccaaaaaaaaaaaaaaggtgaactgAAGCTCCACCGCACCGTGATTTCTGTTTGTTAGGCTAGAGTTCCTCCTCGTTTACACCTCTACCCCTCGGGATTTTGTGACACATCTCAACACTTGACCGACAAGGCCTCTTCCTGAGTCGGTGGACTGCGCCTTTCTGCTCCTAACCAGACGTAAGGGGCTGGTACAAGGTAGcattcagtttcttaaaaaaaagaaaaaagatgacttCACTCTGTCATACTAGTCGGAAATTATTATGTTCAGTCGTTAGTCACGCGGCGTCGCGGAGTCACTGGGTTGGGGTTCCCCAACCGTCATAAACTTGCTGTCGCGACCCGAGTGGGCGGACCCCCGCCGCAAGCGCTCCCGGGAGATGGAGGCGCGGCGCGCTTGTGGGCCGTCCGGGGGCGGGGTCGACAGCGCAGGCGTAGAGAGCCAGCCTGGTTCCGGGCCCCAAGCTGCCGGAACCGGAAATAGCACCCGGCGCCGCCAAGATTGCTGTAACTGCCACCGCGATGCCGAAGGGGCCCAAGCAGCAGCCGCCGGAGCCCGAGTGGATCGGGGACGGAGAGACCACGAGCCCCACAGGTGAGGCTGgtaggcagggagggaaggatataggaaagagaagaagagagagaagtgtGTGCGTGTCTTAGGAGAGGGTCACGGGGCGCGAGACTGACCGGGCCGTGCGAGGGCTACTGCGCATGCGTTCAGTGGGGTCGGAAAGAGTTTGCCCTGGCAGGAGGGCTTTTGGGGTGCGGGCGAAAGAAAAGGTGCCGGCGTGTCACGCAGGAACTTCAGTTAAGACTGGGAAAGAGACGAGGAAGAGCGTATGGTACCGAGGGAGAGCTGGGGAAAACTGAGAAAgtcctgttttcttctcttttggacATCTTCCCCACCACACCGTATTCCACATCCGGCACTTACATACTGATATAAGCTGTGCCTcgacctcctctcctctctctcgcgcgcgcacacacacacatattctcacACTCACACTCTCACTCACCCGTGGAACCCATCATCCCACCTGCTTCTTAAGAGAGGATGACTCCTTGCGCTCTTTCTGTAAGACACCTTTCTGACTCAACTGGAGCAAGAGCATAGATACTGGGTGTTGGAATGGAGGATTAAGGTTTACTTAAAAGCAGcggatgtttattgagcacctgttttTAATTATGCAGTGTAACTGCTGTGctttggggaggggagaaaaaaatacgAAGACATCCTACCAGGCTTGAAGGTACTTCAAGAGGGAGATAAAATGGACACAAATAATTATAGTAGGTATACAGTGACTAACTTTACAAGCATTTATTGGATGCCTACTTTGTACCTGGTGCTGTGCAGAAGAACTGGAGGTGTAGGGATGAAAGCTAAGCCTTGCCTATCGAGAAGGGGCAAGTCTAGTAGAGGGGACAGAGCATTAATCAGGCAGAGGCTGACAGAGTGTGATGAATGTCTTGAGAATGCTATGGGACTAGAATAGAGAGGGGCAACATCTATCAGATAGGGTGGGAGTGTCAGCAAAGCCTCCCAGGAATATGTGATAGCCGAGTTCGTTCTTGAAGGATCAGTGTGAGTTAGCAAGGGGAAGAACATCCTAAGTAAGCAGAGGGTGCAGTTAGTGCAGAGGTAGAGATGTAGTTGAGCCTGGCTGGTTTCCAGTATTGTGTGACTAGTGTGATGGGGTTGGAAAGACGTGAGGGAGACAGATAATGAAAGACTTTATACACTGCTCCAAGGAACTTAGTCCTAAAAACATTAAGAAGGAGGACCCATTGAAGTGCATAAGGAatggttggagggagggagaccatTTAGGAGGCTCTGGTAATGATCCAGGTGAGAAGTGGTAAGAGAGTAAGCCAGGGCATTGACTAGAACTGGGAACCAGCTAAATCAAGGGAGAAGAATTAAGGCTGACACTCACTTGAATAATGCAGCGGTTAGTAGGCTATTCATTGAAAGCAGTAGTGGGCTGTAGAGTGGGGAGCGGGAAGAGGTAAGGTCAGCTTTTGAATGCTGAGTTGGAGATTTCTGGGGAATTTTAAGAGGAGATGGCAAGGAGAAAGTTTGTTGGGTGGCTGTGGAGAGAGCTCTAGACTAGGAGTAAGGACACAGGTGAGTGTAGTTGTACGGGGCATCCCCTAGAGAGTGTATACAGATTGAAGCGAAAAGACGTAGAAGGTGGGAACCCAAAAGAACCTCAACAATTAAGGGAAGTAAGGTAGAGAAGGAGGCTGAGGAGATGAGACCGAGAAAGGCGAGCAGCCAGAGAAACTAGAGgcagaccagcagcagcaggatCCCTGACGCTAAGTAGCAACAGGAAAGGAGAATTAAAAGGATGAGGAGAGCGTGAGCCGTTCAGAGAAGAATCTCTCTTTAGGTCTTTGGACAGAGGCGGAAAAAAAAGATCCTTCAAAAATGGCAATGGTAACTGAATTCCTCAAGCAGGCCTGGTTTATTGACAATGAAGAGCAGGAATACATTAAAGCTGTGAAAGGATGCAAAGGTGGTCCTGGGTCATCAGTGAGCCCCTGTCCTAGCTTTAATCCATGCTCAGATGTCGAGGCCTTGCATAAAGCAATCACAGCTAAAGGTGTGGATGAAGCAACCATCATTGAAATTCTAACTAAGAGAAACAATGCCCAGCGTCAGCAGATCAAAGCAGCCTATCTCCAGGAAAAAGGAAAGCCCCTGGATGAAGCTCTGAAGAAAGCCCTCACAGGTCACCTTGAGGAAGTTGCTTTGGCTCTGTTGAAAACTCCAGCCCGGTTTGATGCTGATGAGCTCCATGCTGCCATGAAGGGCCTTGGAACTGATGAAGACACTCTGAATGAAATTTTGGCATCAAGAGCtaacacagaaatcagagaaattaACAGAGTCTAtagagaagaactgaagagagatCTGGCTAAAGACATCATCTCAGACACATCTGGAGATTATAAGACGGCTTTGCTTTCTCTTGCTAAGGGTGACCGATGTGAGGAGCTTGCCATAAATGACGACTTGGTTGATACGGACGCCAGGGACTTATATGaagcaggagaaagaagaaaagggacagATGTTAATGTGTTCACCACCATTCTTACCACCAGAAGCTATCCCCATCTTCGCAGAGTGTTTCAGAAGTACTCCAAGTACAGCAAGCATGACATGAACAAAGTTCTGGACCTGGAGTTGAAAGGTGACATCGAGAAATGCCTCACAGTTATTGTGAAGTGTGTCACAAGCAAATCAATGTTCTTTGCTGAGAAGCTTCATCAGGCCATGAAGGGTATTGGAACTCGTCACAAGACACTGATCAGGATTATGGTTTCCCGTTCTGAAATCGACATGAATGACATCAAAGCATGCTATCAGAAGTTGTATGGCATCTCTCTCTGCCAAGCCATCCTGGATGAAACCAAGGGAGATTATGAAAAAATCCTGGTGTCTCTCTGTGCAGGAGACTAAACATTCCTTTGATGATCTCAAGCTTTTTGATCAGAAGACTTATTAACCATATCTTTCCATTCCATATCATAGATTTAAATAGGAAAGTTTCTTCAACAGGAATATAGTCTAGTAACTCCTTCCTGAAAAGTATAGCctataaatcattttttattcAACTCTATATAATAgagataagttttttaaaaatatatttactccaAATTATAAAACCCCATAAAGAGGTTGTTCTAGTAACATTGCTTGAGAAAGATGTTTatgtcacagaaaataaaatgattttacaggacaaaaaaaaaaaaaaaaaaaaaggatgaggagGTCGGTAGCATGGAATGTTGCCAAGTAATCAAGCAAAATAAGGACTGCAAAGAAACCTTTTCAGGTTGAACAACTAAGGGGACAGTGACAACTTTGAGAAAAGTAGTATTCATTAGAAGATGACAGCTGAATCAGGTTGCAGTATATTCAAAAAGGAACCGGAGATGAGGAGGTGGCGCTAGTGTGGACTGCACTTTTGAGACTCAGTGAAGACAAGGATAGAAACAGTAATTGGGGGAGGAGATTGTAAGGTTACGGACAGTGCTTTACTTGGCTTTGAAATTAGTAGCCACTTCAGTGATGTACTTACTAAGGGGAGGAGCCGTTAGAGGGGGAGACGTGGAGGATATAGCATAGCTTTAGCCACACTTAGCCTTTTCCTGTTCCTTGCTGATAATACTTTCTCACACTTGAacctgtgcacaggcttctctcccTACGGTCAGGAGGTGTGGTTGTGTTAGTCCTTGGAGATACATTAGTGTCTGAGTCACTTCTCAGTGTTGTTAGGGTGCGCTGATCATGTCATTCCTTCTCGTGTACTGCAGTGAATCCTCCTTCTTAATGGCTTTAGGATTAGACTCCTTGGAATAGCTTataaaacttttcattattttctcctgCACATCTTTTCAGTTCCATCACGCTAGTCACCCAATATGGGGATCAGATTTTGAAATGTGTTCAGGATGGAGGTCACAGATTAAGCAAAGACAGGCATAAGCATGCCTGGGAGTTAACCAAGGAGCGGGGAGAAGCCAGTGTCCAGAACACGGGTATGGATAGGGAAACAGAGATAGCAGACAAGATAGGATGCGCCCTTTTAGTCTGTGAGGCCCTAAGTTATAGGGATTGTCCTTTATTATCTCCAGTTTTTGACACTGTAGATGCTCAGTATCTGAATAAATGATTACTATGGACTAGGTGGAAATCTGGTCTGAGAATATTCAATGTGGTAGATAGCAGAAAgcctttgttttggggttttttgggggaaaaaaacctaagtGATTGCAGGAGTGCTTTTGGATAGAATTGGGTAGCAGTGGGTGGATGGGATGGTTGGGAGACGAATGTGATAGTGGATAGGCCTGGGCGTGGAGAGAAAtcacgaggctgctggctgccTCCCAGTCTGATGTGGGAGGGAGTTAGACCTAGTCCCCTGCCTTCAGGGAAATGGGGATGGACAGAAAGGAGAAGTCGGAATTTGTTCAGTCAGTAAACTTTCATCGACTTCCCACTTTGCTCCCTGGGAACACGAGTTAAGCAGTCTCTCAGGTCACTCTCTAGGATGAAGGACCGATGCCCAATTAAGTACAACACAGCGTGACTTGTGCTAGAAATGCGAGTGGAGCAGGTGCGGCATAGACCCAGGTGTCTGTTGACTTACCAGATGGCTCTGTTTCCATGGCCTGCAGGTTCCAAAAATGACATATCCCTAACTGAATTCATATTTTTGTCCTACCTTTCTCCCCAGTGGGtggtaggggtggggagaggggtccTTCTCTTCCAGTATATCCTGCGTTAATCAATGGTACCAATAGCCCAGCTAATTTTGCCAGCTAAAAACATTGGAGTCATCTCTGAATACTCTTACTTCTCACCTCTGCCATCACCCTGTGGAttctccttctctgcctcccACTGCTAGCCTAGACCAGCCACCATTGTCTGTCTTGTGGGACAGTGCCAATGTCTAGGGAGCGGTAGTTGAGCTAGAAAAACAGTAAATAGGGTGGGGACCACTGAGAGCTTGGCAGGAGAGATCAGGGTGCTTTGGAATTTGCAAATCATCATTCACAATGTCTGCTTAACCTTCTAGACAAAGTggtgaagaaagggaagaaggacaGGAAGACCAAAAAGACGGTGAGGAGAGAGGACTGTGGGTGTTTCCGAGCAGAAGGTGGCCCTTTGAAGGCGGTGGGGGCCCAAGGGAGGGGAC
Above is a genomic segment from Eubalaena glacialis isolate mEubGla1 chromosome 7, mEubGla1.1.hap2.+ XY, whole genome shotgun sequence containing:
- the LOC133094375 gene encoding annexin A1-like — protein: MAMVTEFLKQAWFIDNEEQEYIKAVKGCKGGPGSSVSPCPSFNPCSDVEALHKAITAKGVDEATIIEILTKRNNAQRQQIKAAYLQEKGKPLDEALKKALTGHLEEVALALLKTPARFDADELHAAMKGLGTDEDTLNEILASRANTEIREINRVYREELKRDLAKDIISDTSGDYKTALLSLAKGDRCEELAINDDLVDTDARDLYEAGERRKGTDVNVFTTILTTRSYPHLRRVFQKYSKYSKHDMNKVLDLELKGDIEKCLTVIVKCVTSKSMFFAEKLHQAMKGIGTRHKTLIRIMVSRSEIDMNDIKACYQKLYGISLCQAILDETKGDYEKILVSLCAGD